A genomic stretch from Theobroma cacao cultivar B97-61/B2 chromosome 4, Criollo_cocoa_genome_V2, whole genome shotgun sequence includes:
- the LOC18601730 gene encoding receptor-like protein kinase FERONIA produces MPSPELPEDIYRQFSLAEVKAATNNFHQGSIIAEGGFGPVYRGAVNDGTMVVALKRLRSRSLQGVTEFQNEVQLLCQLRHPHLVSFIGFCHEDNEIILVYEYMSRGSLSYHLHRDGYVPLGWKNRLQICIGAARGLHYLHTGVKHVVFHRDIKSSNILLDDEWSGKLSSFGLSKMGPISMKKALIRTESSVVGTFGYLAPEYMIHGLLTEKSDVFSFGVLLFEVLCGRKVCDATLPKNQQYILEWVIESAKEGTNYHVIDPYLKGTIAPECFKQYLEIACSCVHYEGNKRPTIGEVEVMLELALELQKQADSIMESINPHGEYMYEEASFRFSVSDLDLYGYYYGSGC; encoded by the coding sequence ATGCCAAGTCCAGAACTTCCAGAAGACATATACCGTCAATTTTCACTAGCCGAGGTCAAAGCTGCTACCAACAACTTCCATCAAGGCTCCATTATTGCTGAAGGTGGTTTTGGACCCGTATACAGGGGGGCTGTCAATGATGGAACCATGGTTGTTGCTCTCAAACGTCTCCGATCGAGATCACTACAAGGAGTTACTGAGTTCCAAAATGAGGTACAGTTGCTGTGCCAGTTGCGCCATCCACATCTCGTCTCTTTCATCGGGTTCTGCCATGAGGACAATGAAATAATCCTTgtgtatgaatatatgagcAGAGGGTCACTGTCTTATCATCTCCATCGTGACGGTTATGTTCCACTCGGTTGGAAAAACAGGCTACAGATATGTATTGGTGCAGCGCGTGGATTACATTACCTTCACACAGGAGTAAAGCATGTTGTATTCCACCGTGACATCAAGAGCTCAAACATTCTTTTAGATGACGAATGGTCGGGTAAGCTTTCCAGTTTCGGGTTGTCGAAAATGGGTCCCATTAGCATGAAAAAAGCCTTGATAAGAACGGAGTCGAGTGTGGTGGGCACTTTTGGATATTTGGCTCCGGAATACATGATTCATGGGTTACTAACGGAAAAATCTGACGTCTTCTCGTTTGGGGTCCTTTTATTTGAAGTTCTTTGTGGTAGAAAAGTCTGCGATGCAACATTACCAAAGAATCAACAATACATACTTGAGTGGGTTATTGAATCGGCAAAGGAAGGAACCAATTATCATGTCATTGATCCATACCTCAAGGGGACGATAGCTCCAGAATGTTTCAAGCAATATTTGGAAATCGCTTGTAGTTGTGTCCACTACGAGGGAAATAAACGGCCAACAATAGGCGAGGTGGAGGTCATGCTAGAGCTTGCCTTGGAGTTGCAAAAGCAAGCAGATTCTATAATGGAGAGCATCAATCCTCATGGTGAATATATGTATGAAGAAGCATCATTTCGTTTCAGTGTTAGCGATCTTGATCTTTATGGATATTATTATGGTAGTGGATGCTAG
- the LOC18601731 gene encoding uncharacterized protein C9orf85 homolog: protein MSSRRGPPKHQNHYAWKPNAGIKINETEVGGKLRPFSEITGVCPRCKEQIDWKRRYGKYKPLAEPAKCQLCSKRNVRQAYHNLCSGCAKEQKVCAKCRCRVDQIVGRDSADVEEEQKMLEEAIKNARERDRRTLLRAMSKSKSKGSSKTTTNKENGRVGEIFPSTSLEEYAKLGRKDDGNHDDCYDSGNDDINDHDDNENDNEDNDEDCEDGEDGDDEPSV from the exons ATGAGCAGTCGGCGAGGGCCACCGAAGCATCAAAACCACTATGCCTGGAAGCCAAACGCCGGCATTAAAATCAACGAGACG GAAGTTGGAGGGAAGCTAAGGCCTTTCTCTGAAATAACCGGAGTGTGTCCTCGATGTAAAGAACAAATTGATTGGAAACGCCGTTACGGCAAATATAAACCCTTAGCTGAGCCTGCTAAATG TCAGCTTTGCTCGAAACGTAATGTGCGCCAAGCTTATCATAATCTTTGTTCTG GATGTGCTAAGGAGCAAAAAGTATGCGCAAAGTGTCGTTGTCGTGTTGATCAAATAGTTGGAAG GGACTCTGCCGATGTTGAAGAAGAGCAAAAGATGCTTGAGGAG GCAATAAAGAATGCTCGAGAAAGGGATAGGAGGACACTATTACGTGCT ATGAGCAAAAGTAAATCCAAAGGTTCATCAAAAACCACAACCAACAAAGAAAATGGTAGGGTGGGTGAAATATTTCCTTCAACATCCCTTGAGGAATATGCCAAGCTAGGTAGAAAAGATGATGGCAATCATGATGATTGCTATGACTCTGGGAATGATGATATTAACGACCACGATGACAATGAAAATGATAACGAAGACAACGATGAGGACTGTGAGGATGGTGAAGATGGTGACGATGAACCAAGTGTGTAA
- the LOC18601732 gene encoding uncharacterized protein LOC18601732, with translation MQKPNVSKSPKWLPAALPTILKTTTSTVGIYQGQLVLPYSLQNQISSLQSQVGILLEQLHVANPESKALTKFADQLLHIAISLDKFVEALSGLYGSTTSSNEISNVDEDFSEPEDSEIEEGSTHRFNSGELHNYTALKPNGLTGKRNFLGVEAISPSVALACANMAPNVDRFMSYKIYETCPDDWDIAQKLIADGCDPLPRRRCFSKTPPRYSKSLPINASLRSQPSDTNILWSHYKCKDYTCLVSNETMGKRGFFKCSNCFDLSKRGWEIPMNESISAEFTIDEVLRLKSGEMRIGLDFSPSTSTFAALMRERNVTIASATLNLGAPFNEVIALRGLLPLYLSTGSRLPFFDNTLDIIHSTLFLDGWIGVGLLQFVLFDWDRVLRPKELLWVDRFFCKRDGLEIYLNEFSRLGYKKLLWRVVPKTDKLEDELYFSAVLEKPL, from the exons ATGCAGAAACCAAATGTGTCTAAATCGCCAAAATGGCTTCCTGCTGCCCTGCCT ACAATCCTCAAAACCACCACCTCCACGGTCGGTATCTACCAAGGCCAACTTGTCTTGCCTTATTCACTTCAGAATCAGATCTCTAGTTTGCAAAGCCAAGTGGGAATTCTTCTGGAACAGCTTCATGTTGCAAATCCAGAATCTAAAGCACTAACAAAATTTGCTGATCAACTTCTACATATTGCCATATCTTTAGACAAGTTTGTAGAAGCCTTATCAGGTTTGTACGGCAGTACTACTAGTAGCAATGAAATCAGCAATGTGGACGAAGACTTCAGCGAGCCAGAGGATAGTGAAATTGAGGAAGGATCAACTCATCGTTTTAACTCAGGTGAGCTTCATAACTACACTGCATTGAAACCAAATGGGCTGACTGGGAAGAGAAACTTCCTCGGGGTGGAAGCAATTAGTCCATCTGTAGCACTAGCTTGTGCCAATATGGCCCCAAATGTAGATCGTTTCATGAGTTATAAGATATATGAGACGTGCCCTGATGACTGGGACATTGCTCAGAAGCTTATTGCTGATGGCTGTGACCCATTGCCAAGAAGGAGATGCTTCTCTAAAACACCTCCACGTTACAGTAAGTCGCTTCCTATAAACGCGTCCCTTCGGTCTCAGCCTAGTGATACCAATATCTTATGGAGTCATTACAAGTGCAAAGATTACACCTGTCTTGTTTCAAATGAAACAATGGGCAAAAGAGGCTTCTTCAAATGTTCAAATTGTTTTGATCTTTCGAAGAGAGGATGGGAAATCCCAATGAATGAATCTATTTCAGCTGAATTCACCATAGATGAAGTTCTGAGATTGAAGTCAGGGGAAATGAGGATTGGACTCGATTTTAGCCCTTCAACCAGCACCTTTGCTGCTCTAATGAGGGAAAGAAATGTAACCATCGCATCAGCCACCTTAAATTTAGGGGCTCCTTTCAATGAGGTGATTGCACTCAGGGGCCTCCTACCGCTCTACCTATCAACTGGCTCAAGGTTGCCATTCTTTGACAACACACTCGACATCATACATTCTACACTCTTCCTGGATGGCTGGATTGGAGTAGGACTTCTCCAGTTTGTGCTTTTTGATTGGGACCGTGTTCTTCGACCCAAAGAACTACTTTGGGTGGATCGTTTCTTCTGTAAAAGGGATGGTTTGGAGATCTATTTGAATGAATTTTCCAGGCTAGGCTACAAAAAGCTACTGTGGAGGGTTGTACCAAAGACTGATAAGTTGGAGGATGAGCTTTACTTTTCTGCTGTATTGGAAAAACCACTTTGA